The Erythrobacter sp. HL-111 DNA segment CCCGTCCACAGCGCGAGCCACAATCCCCCGGCGGTAAACAGGAAGATGGTGAGCGGGCCCATCTGCGGCATCAGCTTGACCGCGCCCGGCTGCGCCGCGGTGACATGGGCGATGCCGAGCAGTAGGTCGAGCGAGGCCTGCACCAGCCACCAGACCGGCCCGCCGAGCCCGGCAAGGTCCAGCAGCAGCCCAAGCGCGATCATCGGCATCGACACGAAGGTGACAAGCGGGATCGCGACGACATTGGCGAGCGCCCCGTAGAGCCCGGCCCGGTGGAAGTGATAGAGGACGATCGGCATCAGCGCGATCTCGATCACGAGCCCGGTGACGAACAGCATGACGACGCGCCGCCCGGCATGGCGCCACCACGCCTCCTCGCGCGGGGCGAGGAAGGCGCGCACCGGCCCCGAGGCGGACAGCGCGACGATCGCGAGGACGGCGCAGAAGCTCATCTGGAAGCTCGGCCCGATCACGCTTTCGGGCCACAGCAGCATGACCGCGAAGGCCGCCGCCGCAACCATCCTGAGCGACAGCGCATCGCGCCCCATGGCAAGCGCGACCAGCACCAGGAGGGCGGCGACGCAGCTCCTGACGGTCGGCACCTCCGCCCCGGTCAGCAAGGTGTAACCGATCCCCGCGATCGCCCCGCAGGCCGCGGCCAGCACCGGCAGCCGGACCCTCAGCGCGATCGCGGGGAACAGCGCCAGCACGCGCAGCGCGGCGAGATAGGCCGCGGCGATGACCGCGCTCACGTGCAGGCCGCTGATCGAGAGCAGATGGGTGAGCCCGGCATCGCGCATCGCCTCCTCGTCAGCCCGATCGATCGCGCCGCGATCCCCGCTCGCGAAGGCGGCGGCGATGGTCCCCGCCGAGCCCTCGACCCGCGCCCGGACATGGGCGGACAGCCCACGCTGGACCGGGGCTATGCCGAAACCGCCCGGCGCGGGTTCGACCAGTTCGAGTTCGCCGATCATGCTCCCGGTCGCGGCCAGCCCGCTGAACCAGGCGGTGCGGGCGAAATCATAGGCTCCCGGAAGCATCGGGCTCGCAGGCGGCATCAGGCGGACCCGCATCCGCACCACCGCCCCTTCGGCCAGCGCGCCTTCGCCCGCAGCGGCCTCGACCGGGGCGAGCGCATCGGCCGGGACATTGACCCGGATCTTGCGGCCCTGCCCGGTCGATGCGTCGCGCACCGCGAGGGTCAGCCGGATGCGCCGCTCGGCGGGCTGGTCCTCGCGTTCTAGGACATAGCCCTGGACGCGCTCGATCGAGGGCCGGTCGATCGGCTCGGCCCCGACGATCTCCGAGCGCACCCAGATCACCGCGATGCCCGCCGAAAAGACGAGGCCGACCGCGATCATCGCGCGGCGCAGGTGCCCGCGCCGGTCGGCGATGGCGGACCCGGCGGGCCATACCGCCAGCGCCGTCAGCGCGAGCAGGATCCCGCCGCCGATCGCGCCCATCCACTGCCAGGGGTCCGACAGCGCGAACCAGGCGAGGATCCCGCTGGCGAAGACCACCGCGAGCCAGGGCGCCCGGTCGAACCCCGCCTCGGCGAGGAAGCGCTCGGCCCGGTCGAGCGCCGCGCTCGCGAGGCCTGCATCCCCGCCGCCGCTGGACAATCCGGGGCGCGTTTGCCAAGGGCGCGCGGAAGACCGTCCGGCGGCGGCCCCGGCAACGGTGCTGCCGTCGCCACCGTCTCCCATCGGAATGATCGGCACATCGCCCACAGGCCGCCTCCCCCCAGGGTCAAGGCCATTCGGAAAGTCGCCGCATAGAAAAGGAATTCGCCCTCCATGGCAAGCGATAGCACCGCATCCGTCGTCACCCGCTTCGCCCCCTCGCCGACCGGCTTCCTCCATATCGGCGGCGCGCGCACGGCGTTGTTCAACTGGCTTTACGCGCGCCATCACGGGGGCAAGGCTCTCCTGCGGATCGAGGACACCGACAGGAAGCGTTCGACGCAGGAGGCGATCGACAAGATCCTCGAAGGGCTCGACTGGCTCGGCCTCGATTACGACGAGCCGCCCGTCTTCCAGTCGCATCGCGCCGAACGCCATGCCGAGGTCGCGCGCAAGCTGCTCGAGGCGGGCCATGCCTACAAGTGCTTCGCCACGCCCGAGGAGCTGGAGGCGATGCGGGCGGAACAGCGCGCGCAGAAGAAGCCGATGCGCTACGACGGGCGCTGGCGCGACCGCGACCCGGGCGAGGCACCCGCGGGTGCTGCCTACACGATCCGGCTCAAGACCCCGCTCACCGGCGTGACCACGATCGAGGACCGCGTGCAGGGCAGCGTCTCGGTCGCCAACGAGGAGATCGACGACTACATCCTCCTGCGCGCCGACGGGACGCCGACCTACATGCTCGCGGTGGTGGTCGACGACCGCGACATGGGCGTGACCCACGTCATCCGCGGCGACGACCATCTCAACAACGCCTTCCGTCAGCTCCCCATCTACCGCGCGATGCAGGAGGTCGAAGGCGGCTGGGACGATCCGGTCTATGCCCACATCCCGCTGATCCACGGACCCGACGGGGCAAAGATGTCGAAGCGCCACGGGGCGGTCGGCGTTTCGACCTACCGCGACGAGCTCGGGATCCTCGCCGATGCCATGTTCAACTACCTCCTGCGGCTCGGCTGGGGGCACGGCGACCGCGAGGAGATCACCCGCACCGAGGCGATCGAACTGTTCGACCTCGCCGGTGTCGGCCGGAGCCCGTCGCGCTTCGACATGAAGAAGCTCGAGAACCTCAACGGGCACTACATCCGCGAAGCCGATGACTCGCTGCTCGCCGACCTCGTCCTGCCGCGCCTGCCCGCGGGCGCCGACCGGGACCTGCTGATCGAGGCCATGCCGGTGCTCAAGGTCCGCGCGCGCAATCTCAACGAAATCGCCGACGGTGCCGGCTTTCTTTTCGCCACTCGCCCGCTCGAAATGACCGAGAAAGCGGCGGGCCTGCTCGACGCCGAAGCACGCTCGCGCCTTGCATTGATTTCAAGCCGGCTTGCACAGGAAAATCGCTGGACAAGCGAGGCTCTCGAAGCCACTACGAAGGCGCTCGCGGAGGAACTGGGATTGGGCCTCGGCAAGCTGGCGCAACCGATGCGCGCCGCACTCACCGGGACGACGACCTCGCCCGGTATTTTCGATGTTCTGGTCCTTCTGGGACGGGATGAAGCCCTGGCACGGCTCGACGCGCAGGCGGCCTGACCGGGCCGCCGCGCGGAGGCGCGAAGAGGGGCAAAAGGATTGAGCAGGAGACACATCTTGGCAGACAAGCACGCGACACTCGAGCTTGGCGGCGAAACGCATGAATTTCCCGTCCTCAGCGGCAGCACCGGACCGGATGTCGTCGACATCCGCAAGCTTTACGGGTCGACCGGGCGCTTCACCTTCGATCCGGGCTACAAGTCGACCGCGAGCTGCGAGAGCGCACTGACCTATATCGACGGCAACGAGGGCGTCCTGCTCCATCGCGGCTACCCGATCGGGCAGCTCGCCGAACATTCCTCCTTCATGGAGGT contains these protein-coding regions:
- a CDS encoding ComEC/Rec2 family competence protein codes for the protein MSSGGGDAGLASAALDRAERFLAEAGFDRAPWLAVVFASGILAWFALSDPWQWMGAIGGGILLALTALAVWPAGSAIADRRGHLRRAMIAVGLVFSAGIAVIWVRSEIVGAEPIDRPSIERVQGYVLEREDQPAERRIRLTLAVRDASTGQGRKIRVNVPADALAPVEAAAGEGALAEGAVVRMRVRLMPPASPMLPGAYDFARTAWFSGLAATGSMIGELELVEPAPGGFGIAPVQRGLSAHVRARVEGSAGTIAAAFASGDRGAIDRADEEAMRDAGLTHLLSISGLHVSAVIAAAYLAALRVLALFPAIALRVRLPVLAAACGAIAGIGYTLLTGAEVPTVRSCVAALLVLVALAMGRDALSLRMVAAAAFAVMLLWPESVIGPSFQMSFCAVLAIVALSASGPVRAFLAPREEAWWRHAGRRVVMLFVTGLVIEIALMPIVLYHFHRAGLYGALANVVAIPLVTFVSMPMIALGLLLDLAGLGGPVWWLVQASLDLLLGIAHVTAAQPGAVKLMPQMGPLTIFLFTAGGLWLALWTGRARLWGLVPAAIATAMLLATPIPDVLIDREGRHVGITIETAQGGRRLLSLRDTRSEYSRDNLLELASVTADPIPLANWPGARCSRAFCVLRIERGGREWTLMMARNREWIEEDLLAEACAASDIVVADRFLPRSCRPRWLKADRKLLLRTGGLALDLERGRITSVAEGQGEHGWWRGWRD
- the gltX gene encoding glutamate--tRNA ligase, coding for MASDSTASVVTRFAPSPTGFLHIGGARTALFNWLYARHHGGKALLRIEDTDRKRSTQEAIDKILEGLDWLGLDYDEPPVFQSHRAERHAEVARKLLEAGHAYKCFATPEELEAMRAEQRAQKKPMRYDGRWRDRDPGEAPAGAAYTIRLKTPLTGVTTIEDRVQGSVSVANEEIDDYILLRADGTPTYMLAVVVDDRDMGVTHVIRGDDHLNNAFRQLPIYRAMQEVEGGWDDPVYAHIPLIHGPDGAKMSKRHGAVGVSTYRDELGILADAMFNYLLRLGWGHGDREEITRTEAIELFDLAGVGRSPSRFDMKKLENLNGHYIREADDSLLADLVLPRLPAGADRDLLIEAMPVLKVRARNLNEIADGAGFLFATRPLEMTEKAAGLLDAEARSRLALISSRLAQENRWTSEALEATTKALAEELGLGLGKLAQPMRAALTGTTTSPGIFDVLVLLGRDEALARLDAQAA